From Chloroflexia bacterium SDU3-3, the proteins below share one genomic window:
- a CDS encoding glycosyltransferase — protein sequence MIALWVLTIFTVAVVGLFAFGIALFLWRVPVLRPAAPPEGELPLISVVVPARNEALNIERCVRSLLAQGYPRFEVIAVDDASTDETPQILARLAAEDARLKVVQGLPLKKGWTGKNNAVFSGVQHARGEWLLFVDADVAIDPGALSAAYAAALQRQVKMVTLWARQELVTFWERAVQPVVIGLNMSTDTLLRVNDMRYPDWAFANGQFILVERAAYEQVGGHARVRDAVVEDQKLSWEFKHAGLPIVMMDGTAVLSTRMYTSLNGIWEGWSKNNFLMLNRSFIIAFLAVLATYTLAISPFFLTIWALVAFKFSQSIFDPLLVNLLSSALVIITRWRARRFFPTSLRDFALHPLGGFVFIGIVVNSAYRHSQRRGVTWKGRRYGDVDVAG from the coding sequence ATGATCGCACTTTGGGTGCTGACGATCTTCACGGTGGCGGTGGTGGGGCTGTTCGCCTTCGGCATCGCCCTGTTTCTCTGGCGCGTGCCCGTGCTGCGCCCCGCCGCCCCGCCCGAGGGCGAGCTGCCGCTGATCTCGGTGGTGGTGCCCGCCCGCAACGAGGCCCTGAACATCGAGCGCTGCGTGCGCTCGCTGCTGGCCCAGGGCTACCCGCGCTTCGAGGTGATCGCCGTGGACGACGCCTCCACCGACGAGACGCCCCAGATCCTGGCGCGGCTGGCCGCCGAGGACGCGCGCCTGAAGGTGGTGCAGGGCCTGCCGCTCAAGAAGGGCTGGACGGGCAAGAACAACGCGGTGTTCTCGGGCGTGCAGCACGCGCGGGGCGAGTGGCTGCTGTTCGTCGACGCCGATGTGGCGATCGACCCGGGCGCGCTCAGCGCCGCCTACGCCGCCGCCCTGCAGCGCCAGGTGAAGATGGTCACGCTCTGGGCCAGGCAGGAGCTGGTGACGTTCTGGGAGCGGGCGGTGCAGCCGGTGGTGATCGGCCTCAACATGTCCACCGACACGCTGCTGCGCGTGAACGACATGCGCTACCCTGACTGGGCCTTCGCCAACGGCCAGTTTATCCTGGTCGAGCGCGCCGCCTACGAGCAGGTGGGCGGCCACGCCCGCGTGCGCGATGCGGTGGTGGAGGACCAGAAGCTGTCGTGGGAGTTCAAGCACGCGGGTCTGCCGATCGTGATGATGGACGGCACCGCCGTGCTCTCGACCCGCATGTACACCTCGCTCAATGGCATCTGGGAGGGCTGGTCGAAGAATAACTTCCTGATGCTGAACCGCAGCTTCATCATCGCCTTCCTGGCGGTGCTGGCCACCTACACGCTGGCGATCAGCCCGTTCTTTCTGACGATCTGGGCTTTGGTGGCGTTTAAGTTCAGCCAGTCGATCTTCGACCCGCTGCTGGTCAACCTGCTGAGCAGCGCCCTGGTGATCATCACCCGCTGGCGCGCGCGGCGCTTCTTCCCCACCTCGCTGCGCGACTTCGCGCTGCACCCGCTGGGCGGCTTCGTGTTCATCGGCATTGTGGTCAACTCGGCCTACCGCCACTCGCAGCGGCGCGGCGTGACCTGGAAGGGCCGACGCTACGGCGATGTAGACGTGGCGGGGTAG
- a CDS encoding HAD family hydrolase — translation MYRAVLFDLDDTLYDLRAYWTGRLRRALAAVKGRYPHVDCDALLQDAIRRKIYMAQMPDFLRGLEIDDAPFIRQVSEQYCDRWFEDLALVDDALPVFERLRQRVQVGLITNGPTSTQRRKIEHFELARHMEVIIVSEEAGVAKPDPAIFHMALAMLGTQPAETLYVGDSVENDLRGAAAAGMPFVWVNPRNEVLPGDAPRPVATIARLSELLPLVEM, via the coding sequence ATGTATCGTGCTGTTCTGTTTGATCTTGACGACACGCTCTATGATCTGCGCGCCTACTGGACCGGCAGGCTCCGGCGGGCGCTGGCGGCGGTGAAGGGGCGCTACCCGCACGTCGACTGCGACGCGCTGCTTCAGGATGCCATCCGCCGCAAGATCTACATGGCCCAGATGCCCGACTTTCTGCGCGGCCTGGAGATCGACGACGCGCCGTTCATCCGCCAGGTGAGCGAGCAGTACTGCGACCGCTGGTTCGAGGATCTGGCGCTGGTGGATGACGCGCTGCCGGTGTTCGAGCGGCTGCGCCAGCGCGTGCAGGTGGGCCTGATCACCAACGGCCCCACCAGCACCCAGCGCCGCAAGATCGAGCACTTCGAGCTGGCCCGCCATATGGAGGTGATCATCGTCTCCGAGGAGGCGGGCGTGGCCAAGCCCGACCCCGCGATCTTCCACATGGCGCTGGCCATGCTTGGCACGCAGCCTGCTGAGACGCTGTATGTGGGCGACTCGGTGGAGAACGATCTGCGCGGCGCGGCGGCGGCGGGGATGCCGTTTGTGTGGGTGAACCCTCGAAATGAAGTGTTGCCGGGGGATGCTCCGAGGCCGGTGGCGACCATCGCGCGGCTCTCTGAGCTTCTGCCGCTAGTCGAAATGTAA
- a CDS encoding inositol monophosphatase — MSIIDIDEVRGWAEAAGRLALQHFNHVAGHRKADRSYVTEADVAIERQLVAQISARYPDHGILGEEQAKTNLDREFVWAVDPIDGTASFVAGLGSWCISIGLVRNGQPYFGLIHMPTLGDTYHAAVGEGAFLNGQPIHVSQPDAWEGETWLATPATLHRSFELDFPGKTRVLGSTAAQMCYVARGSALAALLVNAYPWDVAAGLVIVQEAGGAVVPLDPATPTGGTALDGGWLHQPVLVAAPDQIAPLRQAFRRR, encoded by the coding sequence ATGAGCATCATCGATATCGACGAGGTACGCGGCTGGGCCGAGGCGGCGGGCAGGCTGGCGCTGCAGCACTTCAACCACGTCGCAGGGCATCGCAAGGCCGACCGCAGCTATGTGACCGAGGCCGACGTGGCCATCGAGCGCCAGCTGGTGGCCCAGATCAGCGCGCGCTACCCCGACCACGGCATCCTGGGCGAGGAGCAGGCCAAGACCAACCTCGACCGCGAGTTCGTGTGGGCGGTCGACCCGATCGACGGCACCGCGTCGTTCGTGGCCGGGCTGGGCAGCTGGTGCATCTCGATCGGCCTGGTGCGCAACGGGCAGCCCTACTTCGGTCTCATCCACATGCCCACGCTGGGCGACACCTACCACGCCGCCGTGGGCGAGGGCGCGTTCCTGAACGGCCAGCCCATCCATGTGAGCCAGCCCGACGCGTGGGAGGGTGAGACCTGGCTGGCCACCCCGGCCACGCTGCACCGCAGCTTCGAGCTGGACTTCCCCGGCAAGACTAGGGTGCTGGGCAGCACGGCGGCCCAGATGTGCTACGTGGCCAGGGGCAGCGCCCTGGCCGCGCTGCTGGTGAACGCCTACCCGTGGGATGTGGCCGCCGGCCTCGTGATCGTGCAGGAGGCCGGCGGGGCGGTGGTGCCGCTCGACCCGGCCACGCCCACCGGCGGCACCGCGCTGGATGGCGGCTGGCTGCACCAGCCCGTGCTCGTGGCCGCGCCCGATCAGATCGCGCCGCTGCGCCAGGCCTTCCGCAGGCGCTAG
- a CDS encoding response regulator codes for MGDTIFTPKGKPMYRAGDILVVDDEVNIADLINEVLSEEGYTIRQAHNGSSALAQIQAGVPGLILLDLSMPDMAGTTLLRHIRDSGLTDVPVVIMTAGANALGDLIAQGASGLLAKPFDLEDLVRCVAHHVPSARIV; via the coding sequence ATGGGAGACACTATCTTCACACCTAAGGGGAAGCCCATGTATCGCGCAGGCGACATTCTCGTCGTCGACGACGAGGTCAACATCGCTGATCTCATCAACGAGGTTCTCAGCGAGGAAGGCTATACCATCCGCCAGGCCCACAATGGGTCGAGCGCGCTCGCCCAGATCCAAGCTGGCGTCCCTGGCCTTATCCTGCTCGACCTCTCCATGCCCGACATGGCCGGTACCACGTTGCTCCGCCATATCCGCGACAGCGGGCTCACCGACGTGCCCGTGGTGATTATGACCGCTGGCGCAAACGCGCTGGGCGACCTGATCGCCCAGGGCGCAAGCGGGCTGCTCGCCAAGCCATTCGACCTTGAGGATCTTGTCCGCTGCGTCGCGCACCACGTCCCCAGCGCACGGATCGTCTAG